A window from Citrus sinensis cultivar Valencia sweet orange chromosome 3, DVS_A1.0, whole genome shotgun sequence encodes these proteins:
- the LOC102608153 gene encoding serine protease SPPA, chloroplastic, with amino-acid sequence MSKLLFLHTPHFTPKKLHTKTFSAIVTQSLTPLHCKCRLLSFSLNTTTTRSNSHLLSQIHYHRRSFSVRSFDDSSSETKIQEPQQQAVVNEDYESRGKSKDVDEYPSGEFEYEKFSAWKIFTVKLRMLVAFPWERVRKGSVLTMKLRGQIADQLKSRFSSGLSLPQICENFVKAAYDPRIVGIYLHIEPLSCGWGKVEEIRRHVVDFKKSGKFIIGYVPVCGEKEYYLACACEELYAPPSAYFSLYGLTVQASFLGGVLEKVGIEPQVQRIGKYKSAGDQLTRKTMSEENCEMLTALLDNIYGNWLDKVSSTKGKRKEDIERFINDGVYKVERLKEEGFITNILYDDEVISMLKERLGVQKDKNLPMVDYRKYSGVRRWTLGLTGGGDQIAVIRASGSISRVRSPLSLSSSGIIGEQLIEKIRKVRESKRYKAAIIRIDSPGGDALASDLMWREIRLLSESKPVIASMSDVAASGGYYMAMAAGTILAENLTLTGSIGVVTGKFNLGKLYEKIGFNKEIISRGKYAEVLAAEQRPFRPDEAELFAKSAQNAYKLFRDKAAFSRSMTVDKMEEYAQGRVWTGNDAASRGLVDALGGFSRAVAIAKQKANIPEDRQVTLVEMSKPSPTLPEILSSVGNSIAGVDRTLKELLQDLTFSDGVQARMDGILFQRLEGVAYGNPILTLIKDYLSSL; translated from the exons ATGTCGAAGCTGTTGTTCCTTCACACTCCTCACTTCACACCTAAGAAACTCCACACCAAAACTTTCTCAGCAATCGTAACTCAAAGCCTCACTCCTCTCCACTGCAAATGCCGActcctttctttttccctcAACACCACCACGACGCGCTCAAATTCTCACTTGCTCTCTCAAATTCATTACCACCGCAGAAGCTTCTCCGTTCGTTCTTTCGACGATTCTTCATCCGAGACGAAGATTCAAGAACCGCAACAACAGGCGGTGGTGAATGAAGATTACGAAAGCCGAGGGAAATCGAAGGACGTGGACGAGTATCCGAGCGGAGAATTTGAATATGAGAAATTTAGCGCGTGGAAGATATTTACGGTGAAGCTTCGGATGCTTGTTGCTTTTCCCTGGGAACGCGTTCGCAAGGGCAGCGTTCTCACAATGAAATTGCGTGGCCAG ATAGCTGATCAGCTAAAGAGCCGTTTCTCCTCAGGACTATCACTACCTcaaatttgtgaaaatttcGTAAAAGCAGCATATGATCCTCGTATTGTTGGTATTTATCTCCACATTGAACCCTTAAGCTGTGGATGGGGAAAAGTTGAAGAAATTCGGAGGCATGTTGTAGACTTCAAGAAATCGG gtaaatttattattggcTATGTTCCTGTATGTGGAGAAAAAGAGTATTACCTTGCCTGTGCCTGTGAAGAGCTATACGCCCCTCCAAGTGCTTACTTTTCTTTGTATGGTTTGACCGTTCAAGCATCATTCCTTGGAG gtgTTTTGGAGAAGGTGGGAATAGAACCACAAGTTCAAAGGATTGGTAAATACAAAAGTGCTGGTGATCAACTTACCCGCAAAACTATGTCCGAAGAAAACTGTGAGATGCTTACTGCATTGCTAGATAATATTTATGGGAATTGGCTGGATAAAGTTTCTTCCACAAAAG gaaagagaaaagaagataTTGAGAGATTCATTAATGATGGAGTCTACAAAGTAGAGAGGTTGAAAGAAGAGGGCTTCATAACAAACATACTCTATGATGATGAG GTTATTTCAATGTTGAAGGAGAGACTTGGAGTCCAAAAGGATAAAAACCTTCCTATGGTTGATTATAG GAAATACTCAGGGGTCAGAAGATGGACCCTTGGTTTAACAGGTGGGGGAGATCAAATTGCTGTGATCAGAGCCTCAGGGAGCATTAGTCGTGTACGGAGTCCATTGAGTCTGTCTAGTTCGGGTATCATCGGAGAGCAATTGATAGAGAAAATTCGTAAAGTGAGAG AGTCCAAAAGATATAAGGCTGCTATCATTCGAATTGACAGCCCTGGAGGTGATGCTCTTGCTTCTGATTT aATGTGGAGGGAAATCAGACTCTTGTCTGAATCTAAACCTGTCATTGCTTCAATGTCTGATGTAGCAGCAAGTGGAGGATATTATATGGCAATGGCAGCAGGGACAATTCTTGCTGAAAATTTAACCTTGACTGGTTCAATTGGAGTTGTAACAG GGAAATTTAACCTGGGCAAATTGTATGAGAAGATTGGCTTTAATAAAGAGATCATATCAAGGGGAAAATATGCTGAGGTTCTTGCAGCTGAACAGCGACCTTTTAG ACCAGATGAAGCCGAGCTGTTTGCCAAGTCTGCACAGAATGCCTATAAGCTATTTCGAGACAAAGCTGCTTTTTCAAGATCAATGACT GTAGATAAGATGGAAGAGTATGCACAGGGCAGGGTCTGGACTGGTAATGATGCAGCTTCGCGAGGTTTGGTGGATGCGCTAGGTGGGTTTTCTCGAGCTGTTGCCATTGCAAAGCAAAAGGCTAATATACCTGAAGACAGACAG GTTACTCTTGTTGAAATGTCAAAACCATCACCTACACTACCAGAGATCTTAAGTAGTGTGGGAAATTCAATAGCTGGAGTGGACAGAACACTGAAGGAACTACTGCAAGACTTGACATTTTCTGATGGAGTTCAAGCCCGGATGGATGGCATCTTGTTCCAGAGACTGGAGGGAGTTGCTTATGGCAACCCCATCCTTACACTGATCAAAGATTACCTCAGTTCCCTCTGA
- the LOC112498843 gene encoding protein SOB FIVE-LIKE 4-like — protein sequence MDSSKVFGGAEECQSNESGWTMYIGDAAAATTDDGDDDGSDHDGTMNANHEDDYSDDSMASDASSGPSHHHYGTAEALSRPIKEADEDDNSKCTAGSDKKAKRIMEKQKAEMRRKEQEKDHQEMMLMSRRVITPAQSDSKARKNVWNMTKRK from the coding sequence ATGGATTCTTCCAAAGTCTTTGGAGGTGCAGAGGAATGTCAAAGCAACGAATCTGGCTGGACCATGTATATTGGCgatgctgctgctgctactaCTGATGATGGCGATGATGATGGGAGTGATCATGATGGCACGATGAATGCTAACCATGAAGATGATTATAGTGATGATTCCATGGCTTCTGATGCTTCTTCTGGCCCAAGTCATCATCACTATGGAACTGCAGAAGCTCTTTCCAGGCCTATTAAAGAAGCTGATGAAGATGATAATAGCAAGTGTACTGCAGGCTCAGACAAGAAAGCTAAGAGAATAATGGAAAAGCAAAAAGCTGAAATGAGGAGAaaggaacaagagaaagatCATCAAGAGATGATGCTTATGTCACGAAGGGTTATAACTCCTGCTCAAAGTGATTCCAAGGCAAGAAAAAATGTTTGGAACATGACCAAAAGAAAGTAG